In the genome of Deferribacterota bacterium, the window AGTTGAAGGAGTCAATTATTTTTTTTATTACTATCTCCTTGTGGACAACAGCAATTTGTTTCAGTGCTTTCTTTAGGTTTAGATGAAGTCTTATTATCCTCTGAATTAATTTCTTCAAACTCTAGTGAACAACAAGTAGATTTTTTCCCAAAGATTTTTTTGAAAAAATTGGTCTTTTTTTTGTTTTCCATGATTTCCTCCTTTTAGTTAAATTATTGAGTTAAATAAGTATCCGCCTACAACTGCTGTTGTCCAAATGACAACAACGATTGAGCAAACTAGGCGCACCTTAAAAATACTTGCAAGCATGGACATTTCAGGTATCGCCATACCAGCGCCTCCGATTATTAGAGCAATAACTGCTCCCATGCTCATGCCTTTTTGCAATAAAGCTAAACCAATTGGAATGGCTGTTTCAGCTCTTATGTAAAGAGGAACACCAATACTAGCTGCGACAGGAATGGCAACTGGGTTGTTGGCTCCAGCTATGTTTACCACGAGGTCTTGTGGGACGTATCCATAAATTCCAGCACCTATTGCAACACCAACAAGCAGATAAACTAGAACAGCTCTGAAATCACTCCATGCGGAGAAAAATGATGCTTTTAATTTTCCAGAAAATACTATAGGACTATTAGCAGAATCTGGGGTAGTGTTACAACAGTTTGACTTAATCCTCACGCGTTTAACATATTTTGCCCCACCGATTTTTTCAAGAAAAATACCGAAGATCACCGATCCCATAAAAGTAACTCCGAAATAGAATAAACACGCTTTTATCCCCATTAGGGCCCAGATCATACTAATAATAATGGGGTTTAGCAAAGGGGAGGCAATGACGAATGACATAATCGGTCCAAAGGGTGCTCCAGCGTTTAGCATACCAAGTGTCATTGGTATGGTTGAGCATGCGCAAAAAGGGGTGAGCGAACCAACTACGGCACCTAGAAAGTTGCCCCAAATTCCACGTCTTGTGAGCCACTGTTTGAGTTTTTCTTGGGGTATATACATTAGTATTAGTGCAACAACTGTGCTAATGCCTAAAAAAAGAACTGTTAACTCAGTAGTGATGATCAAAAAATATTGAATGGTATTCATCAGGTTGTTCATTTCAATATCTCCTTATTATATGGTTGACACTGTCAACTTTAAGTGCAAAAAATTATTCCTCCATAGCTTTTGCCATTGATGCAATTAATTTAATTATGTCTTCCATTGTATACTCTGGCATCTTTGCAGCGATGATATGAAGTTGTTTCATATAATAGGCATTAGCAGACGATAAAATGTGTTCTCCGGCCTTTGTTATTTCCACGCAACAGATTCTTCCATCTTCATTGGATTTAATCTTTTTAATATATCCTTTTTTTTCAAGTCGGTTAACAACTCTAGTTGCGCCACTTTTTGTAAAACCGAGGCGATAACCGATATCTTGTACTGCGCAATGAGGTGTGGTTGAGACTTTATCTAATGCTATGAATTCTGGCATAGTAAGGTTTTCACAGCACTCACCATTTAGACCTTTAGGGCCAAAGTACCAAGCAATTTCTATTAACGACCTACTTACATCTGAAATAGTACCTTTTTTCATTATAACTCCACTAAAAAAATTACATCAAGGCCATTGATTAATTCATAAAAATAATAATCCTATTGGTTGACGCTGTCAACTATATTTTACTATCATTTTATAAAAATTCAACTTGCGAAGTTGAAGGATTGGGTAAGATGGGTTGAAATGGCTTATTTACGGGGAAAATCTGACTTGCGAAGTCAGAGGAATGGCGTATGGATGGGGAAAAATCAACTTGTGAAGTCGGGAGATCCGAATTAATCCGTATTTAACTTTCAGTATCTAACTGTTACAATTTGTTCAATTAAATAAATTATCATTATATTTTTTTATAACGGATTGTAACTATAATTTATCGCACTATAATCTACACACACCAAAAAATTAAATAAAAGTTATCTACCCAGAGACCAGAATTAATATAAAGAAAATTTATGTTTTGTTTTCATAAGTAAAAGATTTCCAGAAGATAAGTGATGTGGTTTAAATATTATGCTCTTATGGTAAAAGAATAAAGATTGCTATCTTAAAATGGAGTAAAAATCTTGCTTTAAGTTTGCTTTTAAAGTTTTGAGATGATATAATTAATTAAAAAGAGGTTTTTAAAGTTTGGTAAATTACTCAGATCTTCTAGGGGAAATTGGTATAAAACATAGATTCAGAGATCCTATTTATGGTTTTATCTGGCTTACAGAAGATGAACTGGAAATGGTGGATTCTGAGCTTTTTCAGCGATTGAGACGTATTCATCAATTAGCACTAACTAAATATGTTTATCCAGCAGCAGAAAATACAAGATTTCCGCATTCTTTGGGTGTTTTACAATCTGCTACTAACATATTTCTTGAGTTATATCGCAATAACTATAATAGTTTAAATGAGGTGATGGGTGATACTGTAAAGTTTTTTAAAGTATTACGTTTTGCTGCTCTTTTGCATGATATTGGACACATGCCATTTTCTCATGCGACTGAAGATATATTTTTGAATGAAGGTACTACCCATGAAGATGTAAGTAAACATATTGTATTGAATTATGAACCTTTTTTGAGTATTTTTAATAAGAATAACATCAACCCTAAAGTTGTAGCGAATCTTTTCAAAGGAAAATTAACAAGTAAATATAGGTTTTTAAAACAAATTCTTTCAGATTCATTTGATGCTGATAGAGCGGATTACTTGCTACGCGATTCTTATATGTGTGGGGTGAAATATGGGTTATATGATTTCCAAAGATTTATAAGTAGTTTTGATTTTTCAAGAGAGACTGAAAGTTTTACAATAAAGTATGGTAATATCCATTCAGTGGAATCACTTATATTAGCTAGGTACTACTATAATATGCAAGTACCCTTTCATAGAACAAGAAAGGGTTACGATATAGTTCTTAAAAAATTTATTGAAATGCATAAGGATGAAATTGATTGTGGAATTTTTACTAAAGATAGTGGTTTAGATATAGATTATGATAAATTTTTTCTTTTTGATGATAATTATATATTTGAGATTATTAAAAGAAAGTACAGAGAAAAGGATAAACTTGCAACAACTTTATTGAGAGGAAAAAATAAACTTCATGCTGTGTTTGACTTAGAAGTAAAAGCAGAAGAAAAAGAATATGCAGATGAATACAATGGATTTATTCAAGAGTTAAAAGAAAAAGGTTTTAAAGAAAATGAAGATTATTTTAAGTTTAAAGAAACTATAAAAATTCATAAGTTGATTAAACAAAGTGATGAGAAGGAAGAAACGGGCTATGTAGTTATTAAGGATGGCGAAAAATATGACTTGCTTGATTTATCTGTAATTTTGGAAATATTAAAAGAACCCATTGTAATTTATAGGGTTTATATTATATCAGAAAAAAAAGAAGAAGCCGAAAAAATATATAAAAACTTAAAAGAACGGCTTAAAAAATAAAGGAAAATATATATGGGGGAAATTTATGTCAAACCATAAATGGCTATTAAGTTTAATAAAAAAACTTAACGACCATAATAGTGATATTACAAAAATTGTTCTACAAAAAATAACTTTTTTTCTTCAGGAACTAGGTGAACCTTGTCAATATACTTTTGAAGGTTACAAATACGGGCCTTTTAGTCATGGACTTGCTAGTGAGATTCAGTTTTTAGAGCAAGAAGGCTTTATCAATATGGATGGTAATAAAATTTTATTTAAAGATGACAAAGAACCTGTTGGAGAGATAAATGAAAATTTAGATGATAATTTAACTTTTCTGGAAGAAAAAATTTTTAATTTTGACCATAGTTTTAATAATATGGAACTCCTGGGTACGATGCTTTATTGTAAAATGGCATTAAATGAGTTAGGCGATGAAACCAGTAAAGATAATGTTCTTAAAGAGTTTAAGAGTTGGAAAGGTAATAAATTTAACGAAGAAGATTTAGAAAAAGCATATCAAAAAGTGGAATATTTTTTAAATAAAGTGAAGTCTAAGAAATCTAAATTGAAAGATCATAGTTGCAAAAAATTGTGGAAATATGAGTATGATCAGAAAAATGAGAGTGTTTAGTTTCTTCCATATATCCCCCATTAAAAACTAAATTTCATTGCCCCCAGACTTCAGAGATTTTAGCTTCAATTATTTGTTCCATTTTTACAGCCAATTTTTTGCATTCTTCGACAGACCTTTGTTCCTCCTGAATTTCTGCCAATAAACATATTAGTCACCTCTATTACTTACTCATGAGTTACTAACTTATGAGTAAGTAACTCTAAAGATAATGATATTATACTACAAAATTGTGCTTTTTATGCAAGGTCTAATAGAAATCTCGACTTGAAATCCCGACTTGCGAAGTCGAAGGATTGGGTAAGATGGGTTGAAATGGCTTATTTACGGGGAAAATCTGACTTGCGAAGTCAGAGGATCACCCTTTACAAATCTTGCCAAGCTTCATCCTCCTTGTGTCTTAGCCAATCTTTCTTAAGGGACGTTTCGCTGGCAATTGCTGTTCTATTCCCTTCTTCCAACGCTTTTGTCTCTAAAAAACGTATAAAATCCAGTACCTCTGCAAGATACTTCTCAGGAATATTTTCAATTTCCTTTAATATTAATTCTTTAAGCTCCATATCTTCGCCTCATCATTTATTTTGTAGGCCCCTAGCTTAAGGTATTCTTAATAACTAGTTTCTATATATATAATATATGCCATATTGTTGCATATTGTATGAATATATTAATTATTAGCGATATTATAAATAATTGTTAAGTTAACTTATTATACTGACTTCCGCAAAATTATTCAAGAATCAAAAATTCAACTTGCGAAGTTGTGGGAAGTGGGAGTATGGGCTGTGATGGCGTGAATACGGGGAAAATCTGACTTGCGAAGTCGGAAGAATTTATCAAAATATATCGCCTTTTATTAAGC includes:
- a CDS encoding permease, giving the protein MNNLMNTIQYFLIITTELTVLFLGISTVVALILMYIPQEKLKQWLTRRGIWGNFLGAVVGSLTPFCACSTIPMTLGMLNAGAPFGPIMSFVIASPLLNPIIISMIWALMGIKACLFYFGVTFMGSVIFGIFLEKIGGAKYVKRVRIKSNCCNTTPDSANSPIVFSGKLKASFFSAWSDFRAVLVYLLVGVAIGAGIYGYVPQDLVVNIAGANNPVAIPVAASIGVPLYIRAETAIPIGLALLQKGMSMGAVIALIIGGAGMAIPEMSMLASIFKVRLVCSIVVVIWTTAVVGGYLFNSII
- a CDS encoding MarR family transcriptional regulator — encoded protein: MKKGTISDVSRSLIEIAWYFGPKGLNGECCENLTMPEFIALDKVSTTPHCAVQDIGYRLGFTKSGATRVVNRLEKKGYIKKIKSNEDGRICCVEITKAGEHILSSANAYYMKQLHIIAAKMPEYTMEDIIKLIASMAKAMEE
- a CDS encoding HD domain-containing protein, whose product is MVNYSDLLGEIGIKHRFRDPIYGFIWLTEDELEMVDSELFQRLRRIHQLALTKYVYPAAENTRFPHSLGVLQSATNIFLELYRNNYNSLNEVMGDTVKFFKVLRFAALLHDIGHMPFSHATEDIFLNEGTTHEDVSKHIVLNYEPFLSIFNKNNINPKVVANLFKGKLTSKYRFLKQILSDSFDADRADYLLRDSYMCGVKYGLYDFQRFISSFDFSRETESFTIKYGNIHSVESLILARYYYNMQVPFHRTRKGYDIVLKKFIEMHKDEIDCGIFTKDSGLDIDYDKFFLFDDNYIFEIIKRKYREKDKLATTLLRGKNKLHAVFDLEVKAEEKEYADEYNGFIQELKEKGFKENEDYFKFKETIKIHKLIKQSDEKEETGYVVIKDGEKYDLLDLSVILEILKEPIVIYRVYIISEKKEEAEKIYKNLKERLKK
- a CDS encoding DUF2281 domain-containing protein, which translates into the protein MELKELILKEIENIPEKYLAEVLDFIRFLETKALEEGNRTAIASETSLKKDWLRHKEDEAWQDL